In Tachysurus vachellii isolate PV-2020 chromosome 1, HZAU_Pvac_v1, whole genome shotgun sequence, a genomic segment contains:
- the tp53i11a gene encoding tumor protein p53-inducible protein 11a, translating to MSSKNHPPLMKKHSQTDLVSRLKTRKILGVGGEDDDGEVHRSKISQMLGNEIKFAVREPIGLRLWIFLSAVLFTATALAALAFPSQLYQMVFELSTTRISIRLYGGALLSISLILWNGLYTAEKVIIQWTLLTEACYLGVQFLVTSVSLLEMGTLSNGAALLLLSDAVFLIITLSYYGQISRRTKKI from the exons aTGTCCTCTAAGAATCATCCTCCACTGATGAAGAAGCACAGTCAGACCGATTTAGTGAGCCGCCTCAAGACTCGGAAAATCCTGGGTGTTGGAGGAGAGGATGATGACGGAGAAGTTCACAGATCAAAG atcAGTCAGATGTTGGGTAACGAAATTAAGTTTGCTGTACGAGAACCCATCGGCCTCCG ACTCTGGATCTTCCTCTCGGCCGTTCTGTTCACAGCTACGGCTTTAGCG GCCCTGGCTTTCCCCAGCCAACTCTACCAGATGGTCTTTGAGCTCAGCACCACCAGGATCTCCATCAGACTCTACGGAGGAGCTCTTCTGA GTATCTCGTTAATCCTGTGGAACGGCCTCTACACGGCAGAGAAGGTCATCATCCAGTGGACTCTGCTCACTGAAGCCTGTTACCTGGGTGTTCAGTTCCTCG TGACGTCGGTCTCGCTCCTGGAAATGGGGACGCTGTCCAACGGAGCTGCTCTGCTCCTCCTCAGCGATGCCGTCTTCCTCATCATCACCCTGTCTTACTACGGTCAGATCAGCCGTCGGACCAAGAAGATCTGA